The following nucleotide sequence is from Branchiostoma lanceolatum isolate klBraLanc5 chromosome 18, klBraLanc5.hap2, whole genome shotgun sequence.
CAAATGGTTCTCAGTGAGTGGAACGTACCATTTTGCTCTTCAGGCTGGGTGGAACTTCCAGGGTGCGACAGTGTCCTATGTGAAGGGACTGTGCGGTGTGATCAGGGACCCTAACAACCACAAACTCCCACTCAAGCTGCACGAGCTTAATGCTCAGGTAAAGACATCTATTAGAGAAAGTATCTCCTTTGATTTAAGAAATAACAATTATTATTGATATATTATAGAGCAATATTAAGCATTCAACACATTTTGAGAATTTGACTGCAAAGAACTgcaaaaatgtgtgccaaaaatagttactcaagcaactggataaaattttgaaaaaaaatattttcagacaGCAAAATTATCCGCTGCAAAAATGTGGTATTTTGCGTAAATTGCATACTAGATTTAATATGAATTTTAATTGTAcagctacctgcttatcatctttccctcggacagaagtagcatggacacagtttatctgaaaatttggttaatttctggggggtatgtttattccggggtgTACGTTTATCAATTTTTGAAGATCTGTCcaggggtatgtttattccggtgggtatgtttatttgggagatgagagtaagtATGAACCAGTTTGTCTCAACTTTATTGGTACCAggtttatgattttgtaaattgTTCTTGTTCCCAGGACATCCCTGACATGTTTGACTCCCGGACCAAGTGGGCCAACTGTCCCACCATCAAGGAGGTCCGTGACCAGGGCTCATGTGGCTCCTGCTgggtaaatgtcttttatttacataatttatgcagcacGTTTGTGTGCCCTatttttgatatatattttgctccatttaaaggtgccctaaacGATTTCAgagggtaaaacttgaaatattctggggaaagcaattctgtttggtgaaattgaaattgacatttacttccccatatttgcacatttacatcattatttcatactttgggtgtttaaaaagagcacagaaacaagccgcaaaaggagtattctatttattggtacatgtaccacccaaaaatcagcccagaatccagccgtaaccatTTTAGGCCTCAAAACATCATACTTAAAACATAGGTTTTTGGCGAAATTTGCACGTCCGAATTTCttttcgggaaaatgccggatttgcattggaaacgacgacGTAGAACATATTGTAGATATATGCATTTTGTGAGACTGCCacggggctgtctccagatttttatttttgtctgcCCCACTCATTGCTTGCTTGTGATGTTGATTTTCATAAtagatctgtcattttaatttttttgaaaatacatgacaATTTCCTGTCTGCATGGACGTGAAGATTATTTGGATGGATGGGTTGATATTTTGTCccttccaacaagcaaatttctttGGAGGGACATGTCCTGGAGAAAGCCACGATAGACAGTTTATTTCAGTCAAGTCATGGTTTTCGATGCTTTGCAGCTTTCTCTAAGCCAACAATGTAATCGGCTGCTAAAATTCTGCatcttttttaaacaaatcaaGCATAGATTAGTCAAATCAGAGTAATTAATTATAAACCACAGCTTGTAATCATGCCATTGGAAATGTAAGACAAAATAATTGATCTTTTCTCTTCCAAAATGATTGTTTTAACATTGACTATATGACTATCTTTGTGTATAATATGTTTAACGTAGTCAAATCAATGATCATTACAATGAACCAATCAATGAAATCGATTTGcttctacccccctccccccccgctCTGCAAATCAATGCTTTTATATAGGCTGAAGCTGCAGCTGAAGCGATGAGTGATCGTGTCTGCGCtgcgtcaaacggaaaagttcaAGTTCACCTATCGTCGGAAAATCTCATGGCGTGTTGTGAGACATGCGGAATGGGGTAAGTCTAGAATTACGCCAGAAAcaatacaggttttgctatcacaaacctgtaaatattcaTGATTCGTTTTCTCAGGCTGTTGCTGCCGTTGAGGCAATGAGCGACCGTATCTGTGTTGCGTCGATGGGAAAGACGATGGCACGTATATCCTCCGAAGACCTGAATTCCTGCTGCAGAACCTGTGGTAACGGGTAAGCCGCAAAGCagcaaacaaaaaaaagccCCAAAAAATCAAATGTACTATAAACACTGATCACTTTGTGAATTGATATTCCTTTTCAAATTGGGAGAACATGATTTATTAATAATAACGGTTTTAAATTTACAAATATCGGTCTTACCAAATCTAATTTGCTTGGGCTGGCTTTAGACTTTGCACTGATTAGATACAGCACTATATTCAAATGAtcgttatgtacatgtatgtgaaaagaAAATTCTAATTTCTTGATGTGTAAATTGTTTGAAATTCGGCTGACTTAGTAAATGCTTCAGTTCatttggccacaccaattttatttgttggttcttggatttctAAAGATAACCAGATTCAAATGTTACGctaaaaacagagtctgaggccTGTAACTAAGTGTAAACAGTTTCCATGAGGGACTATACAATCATGCAGTAAGATTAATCTTTTCCTCCCAGCTTTCTGTTCTCATCTTGACTTGACTCAactagcttctttttttttcacttcaaaatgtctgagaaccagTAAGAAATAGATCAGTGTGGCTTTATAGCCTTAATATTGggcctatatacatgtatgacaagcAACCATatattatacaatgtcatgcatTGTATCTGACATGCATTTGGATACAATGATTGATGCAATTTAACAGCTTGCTGCTGCTAAAGGCATTTTTAATTAAAAGTAAAGAATGTAAAAGTTATGTTTTGGAATCATCCTGAATAAAAGGATGGCCACTTAACCATGTTTGATTGTATTTACCAGGTGCAATGGTGGTTTCCCTGAGGCAGCCTGGGAGTACTGGAAGAGGGACGGCCTGGTAACAGGTGGACCCTACGACTCCCATATGGGGTGTCAGCCCTACGAGATCGCGCCCTGCGAGCATCACATCAATGGTTCCCGCCCCGCCTGTGGAAAGATCGAGCCAACGCCCAGGTGCAAGAAATCGTGCGAATCTGGCTACAACGTCACCTTCGCAAAGGACAAGCACTACGGTTTGTAACTTTgctttcaaatacatattacgTCATGTTGTATCTTAAGTTAgttttgatttcatgttgatTAATTCATTTTCCCAGGGACTTTATTttggaaaggaggtttttgcggtATTCTaagggtccccagaaagtgcgaaatggaacgaaatggaacaaacttaAACAACATATGCAACAttagttcattccatttcgttccctTTCGCTCCATTTCGCACTTTATGGGGACTGGTATTCTAAGCTGGGTAGAAACAAATTTGTAGTACAGTTCTGTGGTAATTCATTGGGAACGCATATTCCTGGTGCAATTAGTGAAAGAAATAAAATTCGAAAGCGATAGATAGGTCTCTTTCAGTTCAAAGATTGTTCTAATCTTACATTTgaatttaggccacagcaagtaaattttatggatgacatcctccgcagaccccaaaattaatgagatagggcaaaaaaaaacaaggcgggcaaaaaaaacaagattcctatattttcaaattttgaggtcatgaatcttgttaaacaagaattgaggtgacgaaatatgatatcatgaccaacaggtcttttattcctgtattcaaccaatgaggtttcaaatataatataaaacctccttgattcaacaggaaaaatgtccttgtagatgtgtacaCATCTCAATAGaccaactacaacaaatgcagaaaagagcttgttgtacgtataccatcatctgaagcaacagtacactgggtattcatatgtgatgaaacaccttgtgtatacagctcaattaactagacccccccccccccccattatttatataatgtccttgctagatctagaacaaacgcagaaaacagcttgttattgtaccatcatgggcaggaactacactgggtattcatatgcaatgaaacaccttagactgtcaacgtttaggacatatttgcccatttttggcatgttgaccaccgtcggagggcaatgaaatttcttgttttttatttcgaaatcaggcgaaaattaatgagcgcgctgatgtcatccataaaaattacttgctgtggccttagtttgGAAACTATGTTTTCCTCTACGTTCATTGTATCTTTAATACAATATGTCATATACTACATTTGTGTAAGTAAACAACATATACTGAAATTTATGtttttgtattgtgttgtataCACTAGCCAAGACAGCCTACTCTGTGAGCTCCAAGGTTGAGCAGATCCAGATGGAAATCATGACTAACGGACCCGTGGAGGCTGCCTTTACCGTCTACGCCGACTTCCCACACTACAAGTCTGGTGAGTCATCAGAACtacttaaggtctcatgcctgaattGGTCCACGTGTTGATGCCCAAAGAGTGCGGGCTAAAAAAATAATTGGGCCCCAAAGGCATGTGTTTCAGTCGATCataaattaccttcgatcgatcccacctgatatacattTGAGAtggaagcttgttcatgtctgacaggataaggcaggaaagtttcggcatccaagcgattgtcggacttacacgccttttagacctgagtactacggtcagGCTCAATCGGCACCAGAGAGCCTTTTGCGGCTA
It contains:
- the LOC136423847 gene encoding cathepsin B-like isoform X2, with amino-acid sequence MTSGCGHHMIPPSLLKRVGNRSTMLAWVVLSVIAAVSAKEFPIHQPLTQEIIDYVNSVDTTWKAGWNFQGATVSYVKGLCGVIRDPNNHKLPLKLHELNAQDIPDMFDSRTKWANCPTIKEVRDQGSCGSCWAEAAAEAMSDRVCAASNGKVQVHLSSENLMACCETCGMGCNGGFPEAAWEYWKRDGLVTGGPYDSHMGCQPYEIAPCEHHINGSRPACGKIEPTPRCKKSCESGYNVTFAKDKHYAKTAYSVSSKVEQIQMEIMTNGPVEAAFTVYADFPHYKSGVYQHESGAELGGHAVKIIGWGTEGSTPYWLIANSWNSDWGDMGFFKILRGQDECGIERDIVAGEPRLD
- the LOC136423847 gene encoding cathepsin B-like isoform X1; translation: MTSGCGHHMIPPSLLKRVGNRSTMLAWVVLSVIAAVSAKEFPIHQPLTQEIIDYVNSVDTTWKAGWNFQGATVSYVKGLCGVIRDPNNHKLPLKLHELNAQDIPDMFDSRTKWANCPTIKEVRDQGSCGSCWAVAAVEAMSDRICVASMGKTMARISSEDLNSCCRTCGNGCNGGFPEAAWEYWKRDGLVTGGPYDSHMGCQPYEIAPCEHHINGSRPACGKIEPTPRCKKSCESGYNVTFAKDKHYAKTAYSVSSKVEQIQMEIMTNGPVEAAFTVYADFPHYKSGVYQHESGAELGGHAVKIIGWGTEGSTPYWLIANSWNSDWGDMGFFKILRGQDECGIERDIVAGEPRLD